One genomic region from Strix uralensis isolate ZFMK-TIS-50842 chromosome 5, bStrUra1, whole genome shotgun sequence encodes:
- the AVPR1A gene encoding vasopressin V1a receptor: MRLAGGAGSPRAAPAPGNGSQWRAAEPGGGGISPSPEAWSGSPNGSLGGWDPFGRDEELAKLEIAVLAVTFAVAVVGNGSVLLALRRTSRKASRMHLFIRHLSLADLVVAFFQVLPQLCWEVTHRFHGPDGLCRVVKHLQVFGMFASAYMLVAMTADRYIAVCHPLKTLQQPTKRSYGMIAAAWALSLLLSTPQYFIFSLSEVERGSQVYDCWAHFIMPWGPRAYITWITGGIFVAPVLILVTCYGFICYHIWRNVRGKRRPGEAAGGSGRRAGGGGPRRGLLLAPCVSSVKTISRAKIRTVKMTFVIVSAYVVCWAPFFTIQMWSVWDQRFPWVDSENTATTVTALLASLNSCCNPWIYMFFSGHLLQDCIQSFPCCQKIKRTLSKEDSNSNSRRQTSFTNNRSPTHSLNTWRESPHSKSTSFIPIPT; this comes from the exons ATGCGCCTCGCCGGCGGCGCCGGTTCTCCCCGGGCCGCCCCCGCGCCCGGGAACGGCAGCCAGTggcgggcggcggagcccggcggcggcggcatcAGCCCCAGCCCCGAGGCGTGGTCGGGGTCGCCCAACGGCAGCCTGGGCGGCTGGGACCCCTTCGGGCGAGACGAGGAGCTGGCGAAGCTGGAGATCGCCGTGCTGGCCGTCACCTTCGCCGTGGCGGTGGTGGGCAACGGCAGCGTGCTGCTGGCCCTGCGGCGCACCTCGCGCAAGGCGTCCCGCATGCACCTCTTCATCCGCCACCTCAGCCTGGCCGACCTGGTGGTGGCCTTCTTCCAGgtgctgccccagctctgctgggaggtGACCCACCGCTTCCACGGCCCCGACGGGCTTTGCCGCGTCGTCAAGCACCTGCAGGTCTTCGGCATGTTCGCCTCGGCGTACATGCTGGTGGCCATGACCGCCGACCGCTACATCGCCGTCTGCCACCCGCTGAAGACGCTGCAGCAGCCCACCAAGCGCTCCTACGGGATGATCGCGGCGGCCTGGGCGCTCAGCCTGCTGCTCAGCACCCCGCAGTACTTCATCTTCTCCCTCAGCGAGGTGGAGCGTGGCTCGCAGGTCTACGACTGCTGGGCGCACTTCATCATGCCCTGGGGGCCCCGCGCCTACATCACCTGGATCACCGGCGGCATCTTCGTCGCGCCCGTCCTCATCCTCGTCACCTGCTACGGCTTCATCTGCTACCACATCTGGCGCAACGTCAGGGGCAAGAGgcgcccgggggaggcggcgggcggcagcgggcggcgggcgggcggcggcggcccgcggcgggggctgctgctCGCCCCTTGTGTCAGCAGCGTCAAGACCATCTCCCGCGCCAAGATCCGCACCGTCAAGATGACCTTCGTCATCGTCTCGGCGTACGTCGTCTGCTGGGCGCCCTTCTTCACCATCCAGATGTGGTCCGTCTGGGACCAGCGCTTCCCCTGGGTCG ATTCTGAAAACACCGCGACTACTGTCACGGCTCTGTTGGCCAGTCTGAACAGTTGCTGTAACCCGTGGATCTACATGTTCTTCAGCGGTCACCTCCTGCAAGACTGCATACAGAGCTTCCCTTGCTGCCAAAAAATAAAGCGAACACTGAGTAAAGAAGATTCAAACAGCAACAGCAGGCGACAGACTTCTTTTACCAACAACAGAAGCCCAACTCACAGCCTGAACACCTGGAGAGAGTCACCCCACTCCAAATCAACCAGCTTCATCCCTATTCCAACCTGA